From the Colletotrichum lupini chromosome 1, complete sequence genome, the window GAAGCTCTTTGGAGGTGGAGCCTTGGAGAGACGGACGGGCCAGAATAAAGTGGCTTGGCCCGTGCGGCAAGACGATTCTGTCGACGGTCGTTCCCATGGCCCATGGGCGTCGATGGGCCTGGCCGTCACGGATTTAGCGCCTCAGGTGTCAGACGTAGCTGCTGTTTTTAGTCTGCACCAGCCACATGGTAGCATCGAAGCGATTATCGGCAGGAATGGAAGAATGCGGCCAACGGGACCATCCTCACACTTGACGCTCTACCTATTCCTCTTCAAGCGACAGCTCACAATTGATGTTTTTCCTGCTCTGATATTCTTTGGCTCAGTGACCTTGGCATGGAATCTGTGGGTCTCAAAGCTTACGGTCATTTGAGTGTTTCGACGGGAGTTTAAGATGTCCTGAGCCAAATGCCTATCTGCAGTTCGGATATTGTCTTGCTAACAACAATCAATTCGCAAATGAGAGATGACAACACAGTTGCAAACACGAAGTACTTAGGTATATGATCTCTCCTGCAACTACTACGTAGAAGTAGTTGAACTGTAGACTAGCTTCTGTTGCAAAGTCTCTCGGTTCCAGGTCACTGACTCAAGGTGAGGTACCGAGATAGGTCTACTTTGCATGATACTGAGAGTAAGCAATAAGTCTTTGAACTCAGATTGACGGCCAGAAGCGATTTGAGCGGTTGCCTAGTGACAAAACAATTCAGTACTCGAAACCTTTCTTTTCAAGCTATCCATGTGTCTGAGATATCCTCACTTGAACCTGTGTTGGCTACTGACTACAAAAGGTCCAGTACTGTAGGATCAATAATGTGTGCTTCTCTCATCCCAATCCTACCTTTCTCTATCATAAAAACATGGTGATTACTTTGGAAATGCTGCTACAGGTCAGCAAGTGACACAGTGCCGGATGTAACCCCGCACCCTCCAAGCCGACCCCGCGATGCAGTGTCAGTAGGGAGTCCACTCTCTCGGTGAAAAACCCTTGTCAGTAGCTGATCCGTGCCCCTCTACCCCTGCGAACAGCCAGCTCCCCTGCTTCCGCGCCTCCGACTTGCCTCCGAAGAAATCGTCCCCCAATCTCCTCAAATTTTCCCAGTGGGAACTGACACAGACGGTGAGTCAGGGTGCTTCTTCCTTATCTCCCCCAAGCCATTGAACCTCGGAAGCTCACACTACTCCAAGGCTCTCTTGAGATTTCCTCTTTCCTCTGGTCCAAAAAGAGAGCAATTGGCTTGTTCTCGCGAATTTGAACCTGGAAAGATGGCGTCTCGTCGCCTCCTTTCGACCTCGCTCTGGcgggccgccgccgccccggCTCAAGCGACATCGCTCTCTGCCGCCGCACGATGGAGCTCAACCACCAGCTCGACCTCTGCCATCGCCTACAAGGCTCTTCGACGTCGCTCGGCGCCTCTGCCCGTCAGCGACAGCCCGCCCGCCTGGTCCGCCCAGGCCGCCGTCTCTAACATCCTCTACGACATGCCCTCCCCGTCGTCGCAACCCCCGAAGCGTCACATCCTCAACTGCCTGGTCCAGAACGAGCCCGGTGTCTTGTCCCGCGTCTCCGGCATTCTCGCCGCCCGCGGCTTCAACATTGACTCTCTCGTCGTGTGCAGCACCGAGGTCGATGACCTCTCGCGCATGACCATCGTCCTGACCGGACAGGATGGTGTTGTCGAGCAGGCCAGACGCCAATTGGAGGATCTCGTCCCCGTCTGGGCCGTCTTGGACTACACCAACGCCGCCCTGGTTCAGCGCGAGCTTTTGCTGGCCAAGATCAACATTCTTGGACCCGAGTACTTTGAGGAGCTGCTCGCTCACCACCGTGAGATGACGGCTGTCGACGTCGAGGAGCATGCGCTCGAGGGCGAGCAGCAGCAGACTCTGGAGGATGTCGCCAAGGACTTCCACCCCAGCAAGTTGGCTGTCAGTCAGGCATTGCGCCACAAGCACGAGCATCTCAAGTCCATCACCTACTTCGCCCACCAGTTCGGAGGAAAGGTCCTGGATATCAGCACCAACAGCTGCATTGTGGAAGTGTAAGTCTACTCTACTCCTCAGCCGACGGAAGccgggaaaaaaaaagcatTTACTGACAATCGCGCAGCTCCGCCAAGCCGTCCAGAATCGACTCCTTCCTGAAGCTCATCGGACCCTTTGGTATTCTCGAGTCCGCCCGCACTGGTCTGATGGCCCTGCCCCGTTCCCCGTTGTACGGACCCAACGAGGAGACGATTATTAAGGAAGCGGATGAGGTTGTCGACGCTAGCCAGCTTCCCCCTGGTTAAGCTATTTTGTATTAAAGAATATCCGGCGTTggtaaaaaaggggtatTGCCATCTTTTTCAATGCTACCAAGTTGCTACACAATCTGTACCATTTGTTTGCCAAAGAAAGAAACGCCTCGCCTTTTGTTGTAGCTGTGAGCCTTTTAAACGCCGACACATATTCCATTTAGATCTTGCCCTTGTTCACAACGAAGCCCTCGAGGGCAGCTGTTCAATCGTTAGCGTCGTGAAGTCTGCCGAGAGATATGGGAATTGAACTTACAAACAGCAGCCCAGAGACGGTTCTCGGCCTCGGGGAAGACCAAGGAACGAGGGCTGTAGAAGACCTCATCGGCTACCTCCTCGGGGTGACGAGGCAGGCAGTGCATAAACTTCCAGCCCTCCTTAGCACCGCCTCGCTTGGCCAGGTCGTTGGTGATCTGGAAGCCGGCAAAGGCCTTGAGGCGCTTCTGGGTCTCGGTCTCCTGGCCCATGGAAACCCACGTATCGGTCACCAGGATGTCGGCGTTTTTGCAGGCCTCCTCAGGGACGGTTGTCTCTGTGAGCTTACCGGGAGAGGCAACGCCCTTGGCAGCAGAGTTAATGACGGCCTTCATGGCCTCGGGAATGCTGTAGCCAGTAGGCGAGGCCACGGAGATATCGACGCCCATCTTGACGCAGCCGATGGCCAGATCAAAGAGGACATTGTTGGAGTCTCCGATCCACGCGACCTTCATTCCTTTCAGGCCCAGATCGGCCTTGTCTGAGGTGGCAGAAGCAGGGAATGCCTCGTGGATAGTCAGGAAGTCGGCAATAATCTGCAGAGGATGGTAGTCGTCGGAGAGCGCGTTGATGACGGGGACGCTAGAGTCCTTGGCCAGCCCGGCGACATCAGAGTGAGGACCGACACGGGCGACCATGCAGGAGGTCATGGAAGAGATGACCTTGGAGGTGTCATACAGAGACTCGTTGACCTAGACAGCCTGTTACTTGAGTGCACTCCATCTCATGTGAGCTTCAGTCAACGTACCCCGAGCTGAATGTCATCCTTGCCCAAGAACATGGGATGACCACCCATGAGAGCCACGGCAGCTTCCGTCGACACGCGAGTACGGGTACTGCGCTTGCTGAACATCATGGCAACGGTCTTGCCGGTCAAGCTCGATGCGAGCGCTTGGGGCACATTGCCGGACTTGACTGCGGTTTTGTTTGAGGCGGCGTTGCGGACGAGGGTAGCGAACTCGGCCGGGCTCAAGTCCGCAATGGACATGAGATGGCGCGGGCCGGTCGATTGTGAGTATGCGCGGCTCTGGGCGCCGTTGAGAGCTTGACGAGTGACTCGGAAAGCTGTTTGCTTCATGGTGGGCGACTTGGTGTGTCGAACTTTAATGTCTGAAATGTGAGAAGTCGTAGACCGCTTGGTGAAGGCAGAGTCAAGTCAATTGAGGGTCAATGGATTAAGCTTGGATCTAAAGTTGTAAACAGTAAGAAAAAAATGGCTAGTGAGTCGAAGTGGTGGTCAATTGATGAGTATTAAGAGTTGATTGAGTCACGATTGGATTGGATGGATAGCTTCAGTGAGAGACCACAACGGCCGGGACCTCCACAAAGTCTCCTGCGGGCTGCAAACTCAACGAACTCCTCACCGCTTTACACCGAAAATTTCAGAGTCACCCTTTGCCTGTAAATCACAGGGCGTTACAGGGCGTATGCAAGGTCATAATGGAAGGATAGCGCGATAAGGATTACAGAGGCGAGACACTGACACTGTGTACCTAGATAAGGTACCTTTCCTAACGGCATTTGTTGCTGCGTGAGCCCAAACCAGTCTGTCGAAGGCGCCGGAACCGGAACTCGCCAACAACATAAGTTGGCCTTAGTCCGGGCAGTCATCGGTGGGCAGTGATTTACTACTGCAACTGCAACTGCAACAGTGCAGGCTGAGGCACAGGTGGTGCATGTGTGCCTGAGAAGGAAGGAATGGCCCGTGCCCACCCGGCCAGGCACTGGAGGGCAATTGAGGCGTGGGAGGGAAGATCATCCCCAGCCATCCACATGGGCGCTGAGTGGAAAGTCCGCCCTGGTGACCAGATCTCGTCTCATTGGTTTCAGCTGACCTCCACCCCGGCCTCTTCAACTGCACTGCCCGTCCTGGGATGAACCAAGTGACTTGACATCATCACCATTACGAATCCCGACTATCTGGGTTGTCTGGGCAAGATCGGAACCCCGTACACTTCCTCTCTGCATGATTTCCTTTTGTACGACTTCTCGTGGTTTCATTACTGTTTGTCATCTCGACCGGCGATGACGGACTTTCTTGCGCTCTGATCCGACAACGACACACCACAAACTGTGATCACGAGAATACTCTACACGCAATGGCTGAAGACGAAGAAAGATCGCCGCTCCTGGCGGGCAAGGGCAAAGGCAGGGCCGAAGATGACTCCTCATTGTCCGAATCGGCGCCTCTGTTGTCCAGCTCTTCTGCGACGCCCCGATACGATGGCGAGCAAGATGACCCAGAGAGGTCTCGCGCCGCCTCCCTCGCTTCGAACCCGCCGAGCACGACCACTAAGAGTTCTGTACGATGGGCGTCAGTGATATCCATCACCGTATTGATATTGTTGGTATTTGGTATCATGGCCGGTTGCTTCTTCGTACCCTCGGCAGTTCAAGAGTATGCGAAGCAGGCTGCCGTCGTCGAGCCGACGAATCTGGCCCTAGAATCAATCACGACGGATGGTGTGCGGGCACGTGTTCAGGCCAACTTTAAGCTTGATGGCTCTAGGGTCCAGGACACGACATCTCGAAGGATTGGAAAGTTTGCAACTTGGATTGTGAGGCAATTGGGAACAGAACAGACAAAGGTTGGCGTGTTCTTGCCAGAATACGACGACGCTTTGCTCGGCACTGCTGTTGTGCCGCCACTCACCATTAGTATCGTCGATGGCCAAACTACTGTGATCGATTTCATCGCCGAACTGTCACCCGGTGACGCCGAAGCGTACCGAAAGATTGCCAACGAATGGCTAGATGGAAAGCTCGACCAGCTAAAGGTGCTTGGAAAGGCCAACATTCCACTCAAGTCCGGAATCCTCCCACTCGGCACTCATTCAGTGAGCGAGGTCTTGGTATTTGAAGGTCAATCACTCTACCGCTCCTTTGCTTCCCTGTACTTTGGAGAAAAAGTTCTGCTTTAAATACCACTATGCTTCAATCACAAAATGCTCCTTCAAGCTCCATACTGATGCCTCATTTAGCGAACCAAATCCCAACGTTGCCGCAGTATAATATTTCCCGCCTCAACTTCCGAGACCTACCAGACTCGGACGGCCAGCGAACAGCTGTCGGCGCCGACGTAGCCATCACCGCCTACAACGAGTTTCCCGTCAGCTTAGATGTACCGGAACTTGGCTTTGAAGTTCTGGTTCCCAACTGCAATTCTTTTGACCCCTACATTCTTCTTGCCGACGCCACAACCAAGCCCCTCTCAATCAAGCCACGAACCGATGTCACTGTCAACGTCTCTGGTATCATCCGAGAGCTCCCAAAGTCACTGACAAGAGTTTGCCCTAACTCGAAGTCATCACCTCTGGACAAATTCTTGGATCAGTACATGCACGGCGAGGCTGCTACTGTCTACGTTCGTGGTCGCAAGATGCCCGATTCAGACACCCCAGACTGGGTCGGCGACATTCTGTCCGAGATCACTGTTCCTGTTCCCTTCCCGGGTCAGGGTTTTGACAACCTCATCAAGAGCTTCTCGCTCACCGATGTGAACTTTCAATTGCCCGATCCTATGGCGGACCCGGATGACCCTGATGGATCGCCAAAGGTTTCGGGTACGGTTGAGGTTCTCGCGAGTCTTCCGAAAGAGATGAACTTTGACATCAATGTCACGGATTTGAGAGCCACGGCAGACGTTATGTATCAGAACAAGAAACTCGGGGAACTCAACCTCGACAAGTGGCAGTCCGCTAACTCAACAAAAGAGGCTGGCGACGAGAAACACGAGCCTCTCCTGAGAATCACGTCCCGGGTCATTGATGCTCCCCTCAATATCACCGATGGCGATGTCTTGACGGACGTTATGCAGAGACTTCTCTTCGGCGGAAAGCAGGTCCTACTGGACGTCAAGGCCAGTGTCGACATTCGAGTTAATACGGCTCTTGGAAACTTGGTCTTGAAGGATGTCCCTGCTGAGGGCAAAATCCCGGTAAAACGTCCGTACTAAGTCCGGCACTGTTTGTCTTATCGTGGGTTGATTTCTTATGTCCCTGCTCACTAAGGGGAACTGAGCGAGCATGAAGGCTTACACTGGTGCAGCTCTCCCTGGCGACACCTTTGGCAGCATTCACCCACAAGTGGGAGACGTGAAGATTATCAGTACCTCTTCCTCAGCGATGACGCTTGAGGCGTTGGTCAACATCACAAATCCGACACCGTACACAGCCTCCGTACCATATATCAACATACATATTGTGAGGGACGGTTTCGTGCTTGGCAGTGCTACTGCCGAGAATCTGACAGTCGATAAGGGCAACAACACAAATTTGCTTGTGAAAGCAAATTGGGACCCAACCGCCGAGGGCGAAGCTGGCCGCAAGATTGCCAGTGATATGATATCAGAATATCTCTCCGGACGCAATGTCACCATAGACGTCAAGACTCATCGAGGCACAATTCCGACTGCCCCTCTCATTGGCGAGGGCCTATCAAAGCTGAATATCAGCATTGCCGCTCCGAAGTTGGACCTTCCCGGAGAAGGCGACAAGAAGGGACACTTCATTAGAGATGCGACTTTCCACGTGCTTTCCTCTACAGCGACGTTTACCCTAGTGTCTCCGCTACGGTACAACACCATTTATGTTGATTGGATCAACGCTACAGCGTTGTATAATCACACAGAGCCGGTCGGCCGTATTGTCTATGGCCTGCCCTTTGCGGCGCCGCCGGGAATGTCTGTAACGCCCAGGCTGCCTGTTGACTGGTCTGCAGGATCAGTGGGCTATGATGCCGTGAAGAGAGCGATTGGAGGTTCCCTAACCCTTGATGCGAGTGCGAATGTCACTGTACGGATTGGGAATTGGAAGGATACGGTCTGGTACGAGGGCCAGGGAATAGGTGCAAGCATTCGTTTGTAAACGATGATTGGCTTTGGACTTGAATATGGCGTTGATTGGTTTATCAATTGGTTTGGGGGGCGGCTGTCGGCGCTTGTGCGCAAAGCGACAAGAAAACACAAGTCGTAACTTGTATATCAGTACAATGCATAGAACAGCCACATGGCTATGTGAATACACTCAATCCGGTCAATCAAACATCACTCGCAATTTCGGTGACACAAATCCGGTTTCCACACATTCGAAGGGGTCTACGGATACTTGTTGAATGTAAACCATTGATGGTGCTATGGGCTGCCAAGTTCAGATACATGTAGATATCTTCTTGTCCATGTCTCCCTCTATCACAATAAAGCATTGAGAGACCTCTCAAGGGCCCAGGTAATGGTATAGTTCCTATAATAGGCCCCAACTATTCACTTGAGTCATCTCTGGTCAACGAACACAAAATTGATCTGAATCCTGAACAATCCCTTAAACCGTCCTTCCGAGTGCTAGGGATGGCCAACGCAGACATCGTCCCTGCACTTGATTACCGACGCGTTTATTACTTCTTCAGCTCCGGTATTATTTCTAGAAACATCAAATCGATAGTGAGCGATTAATACAGAGAGCAAATCGAATCCCAGGGGCGAACCGCTGCCCATTCTGTGATGGATATTCCAGCACATAGACACGGTGCGCAAGACAGTGCTTGACATGTCTCGTGTCAAATGACCCACTCACTGTCACTCAAGGCTTGATTGCTGGTTCATCAAGACTACTACTCACAACCTCACCTAGGTTACAACGTCGAATCATCATTTGATCTCATCGTATTATCTACGTGTACCGGCTATTTCATAAAACAATCTGCTATTTGTACCAACCGATAGCCGCGGTCATCAATTCCAAGCGTTCGTCATTCACGACCAAACAAAGGGGGCTGCAGTCTCAAATCCAAACACATAACATCTCACATTTACGGACCTCGTCCACGGCACCGGCGCCCCCTTGCACGCGATGCCGAGCATCAACTTCTCCCCTTACGCACCGCGACGCCGCCGGTCGCCGCGCGTGGTCATCACCTGGGTCGCCGCATGGCTCACGGTCCTGACGCTGACGTGGTGGATCGTGACGCGGCGGTCGTCCGCTGGCCTGACagcaggcggcggcggcggcggcgtgaTCAAGGGCAAGGAAGTCCCTCCCGAAGCTGGTGCCTGAAGATAACGTCCCTCTCTCTACTCTGTACATTTCGGCCTTTTTACGACGGCTTTCTATTccaccctttttattttacgcTTGTTGCCTTTCTCAGCCTTTGGCCAGATCGGCCCATCAAGCTGTTTTTCGctgttttcttcttttttcggTTGTTTGGGCTGTCTGTCTTACATTGCTGGAACATTGGGAAAAGCGCCCGCCCTGTGACAGAACTATGGCTTGTGGCCTACTCCACGGCAAGGTCCGCTGTCATGAGACCCGGACTTTTCCCTCGATATGTGGGCTGATTTGGCAGCCCCGCGGCGGCGCGGCGTGTGCGTCTTGGACGCTTTTGTAAAACGATTTTGGAATCTGGAGAATGAGGCAATGGTATGGGGCTCGTGGGTATTGTCGAGTGAGGCATGGCGCGGGGCGGGAGAAATACCAACACGCATTGCGATTGTCGAGGACAGATCACATCACATCAACTATTGCGCCCCCTATCGCGATGATGACGATGGCGGGGGAGGAATCGCGATTTCTGTTAAAACATTCAATATGCCCCTTGATACGCTCTATTCAGCCTCAATAGAATCGTGTTACACGGGAGGTTTGTCGTACTTCCCGCTCGTCAAACGTGGAGGATCGATCCCGATTGCACGTGGGGGCGGGATTCACACTCACGTTGCAAGGGGAAATTCGAGGGGAGGGAAAGACGAACAACCGAAACAGTCACTAGCGGGAAGAAAGGGTCGATTGGAATGCAAATTCTCCGACGGAGCTACGGGTCTTTTTGGGCTGGAGATTAAGGTCGCCTAGGGACAGGACTTTGGACTGGGTTCATTGGAACGTCAAAGGGAGACTCAGACCACTGGGGCATGAAGCCATGAGGAGGATTTGGTGAGGCGGACTGGGCAAAAGACACAAGAATCATGTTATGTGTAAGCAAGCAAAACCAACGATCCCGCACCATCGCGATCCTTGAGTTTGACGATAGGAAACAACACGAAACGTGGGCGTTTTTGTCTTCCTCGGGTTCGAGTGGTGAGAAAGGGAGAGAGAGGCGTTCAGCGGATATCACCTCGATCGTTCTATTTCTTCTGCTTCCTTTTCATCTTGTTCGTTGACTACTTCTTTCATTCCTTCCCTGCCATTCATCCGCCTCTCTTCTACACCAAGAACTACGCCAAAAAAGAACAAGTGATCAGACTTTCCACCGCGCACGTGTAGCACCTGATCTTACGGGCTTTTGCTCTACCTATCCTCGCCTACGGTACATCTTCCGCCTGAACTCAAAAGAGATAAGGAAATAAGGAAAAGTCAACGCCACGCTGGCAGATCGGCCTTTGTTCCAAGCACACCGTTTCCAGGATTAGTCCGGGCCCGGGCTTTCGCTaccgagagagagagagagagagagagagagtgagGGAAAAGGGAATTTCAGAGAGATTTTGCCTTCTAGCAGCAGCGCCGCAGACGACTTTTCGCGTGCGTACCTTGAAACGGGGCAAAAGAGAGCAAGAAGAAGCCGAAGGAGGCGCGGGAGCGGTTCCCAAAGGGTTGGATTACAAGTGCCGAAGAAAGCTCAAAGGCGAGATCGACTCAAACTCTCTCCAGTAGGCAGAGACCGGGCTTTTACGACTAGCTAAACGCGGGGTACACCAAGTAGAAGGAAGAAAACGTGGGCGCTGAGGCTTTTCTTTAAGCTCAAGAGGTAAATATTGGTTCTTCTTTCCATCTTCAGCTACCTATCTAAGCCTCCGGATACTTATCCTTCATTTAGCTCATACATCTGTTGGCCTACATCAAGGCTTGGCATGAGCATCTCATTACAGCAAGCTCTTCACCAGCTTTCCTTCTCATTCTTACACGAAGGCCCATCTCCACATTGGTGTCACATTCAGCCCAGCATGATGAGTACAGGCGCAGGCAGGTCAGGCATGCTCAACTTCAGAGTCACGCACCCAGACGTCTTCACACACGGCATCTGCGGCCGCAAGGACTGCTACCGCGGCTCACCGGCGGCAGCAGATTGCGAGTTCCACGGCAACGCCGTTCGGGATATCATCAGATCGCGGCGGGACCAGAGACGGGCCCGCTTACAGCAACGGTGCCGGACCCACGGCTGCAGCATCGACATGACACCAACGGCAGCGACGGCGTCCACGTCGACTACGAGCCGGAGCGTCACGCCTCTGAAACGGCAGCCGAGTCAAAGCAGCAGCATCAACAGCAAGCCGGATAGCCCGCTGTCCTTCACCTCGTCCGACTTCTCGGCCGACTTTTCACCGTGCGTCTCGCCGCTGATGGAGGATCTCATGCTGGAGGTCACGGATGCGATTGAGAGCAGCGGCCACACGCCGGAGCGTCTTGCCATGTCGCCGAGGCGGACGACGTCGGCGTTCAACATGGACGACATATTCAGAATGATTGATGAGGCCCAGAGGGAATACGAGAGCCTCAGCGACGCGCCTGTCACACCGGCAAGATCAAGAAACGAAATACCCCGCGAGCCACGCTGGAGCTGGGAGAGCCTGCTAGGTCCATCATGACGGCCCCAACAACTTGGGCAACGTAGTAGACAAACGCAGCGGGGTCGGGCCACTTGGCCTTAACGTTGTGTGGTCACAAAGAAGGGCCATCTTTCCTGTTCCGAAGCAAGATAACAGCATACAAGGGATGCCAGAGTGTACAACTTTGCACCTCCAACATTTGGAAAAGGGATGAATGGGTATCACAAAGAAAGCGTCAGCAAATCAACCGGGGGCGTCTGAAGAGTTGAACGTTGTGTCAGCAGGGAATAAGCTTCAATTTGGATTGTACATATTAAAGGGTCTGCACCTTTTTCCTGGTCCATGGTCCCGACACCAACCCGATTTAGCCTTTTATTGTAATCGAACACCGGCCTGCCGCTTCGCCGATGATGAGTTCATGTTTGCGTTCTCGCTCGCGTCAAACGTCGGCTTGGCCTCGCGTCGCTTCTCCTCCTCAATCTTCTTCAGCAACTTGTCGGTCTTGCCCTTGCCGCTGCCCTTGCCATGGAACTGGTGACTCATGTGCTTGAAGGCTTCCTTCTGGTCGAGAGATCTGCCGTGATCGTCCACGTACTTGAGCTCCACGTTGGGCTTGTAGTGCTTCTTGAAAAGCTCGTCGACGACGCGTGATTGCTGCAGTTCGCGATGGGCGTTTGCTTGTCGAGCGCGCTCCTCTCTGTCCCTAACAGACATGGAATCCAGTCGGCCGCTGTTTCTGTCGCGCTCTCGCTGGTACTTGGCTCGGTCTTCTTGCTCCCTCTCGAGACGTCTCTTTTCTGCCAAAAATTCGGCCTTTTGGCGTTCGCTCATGTTTCGCTCCGCACCATGAGAGTCTTTGATAAGGCCACGCTCTCTGAGTAGTGCTAGAGCTGAACCCATACCGGTGTTGAGTGACTTCTCTTCGTCCACTCCCGTCGCCGCAATCTCTGCAGATGTCTCTCGAGCTCTATCCTCGGGAATTTCATAGGCATCGTCGCCCATCGGATGatcttcatcgtcgtcgtcgtcggcgcCCATGGCC encodes:
- a CDS encoding acetolactate synthase; translation: MASRRLLSTSLWRAAAAPAQATSLSAAARWSSTTSSTSAIAYKALRRRSAPLPVSDSPPAWSAQAAVSNILYDMPSPSSQPPKRHILNCLVQNEPGVLSRVSGILAARGFNIDSLVVCSTEVDDLSRMTIVLTGQDGVVEQARRQLEDLVPVWAVLDYTNAALVQRELLLAKINILGPEYFEELLAHHREMTAVDVEEHALEGEQQQTLEDVAKDFHPSKLAVSQALRHKHEHLKSITYFAHQFGGKVLDISTNSCIVEVSAKPSRIDSFLKLIGPFGILESARTGLMALPRSPLYGPNEETIIKEADEVVDASQLPPG
- a CDS encoding ornithine carbamoyltransferase — encoded protein: MKQTAFRVTRQALNGAQSRAYSQSTGPRHLMSIADLSPAEFATLVRNAASNKTAVKSGNVPQALASSLTGKTVAMMFSKRSTRTRVSTEAAVALMGGHPMFLGKDDIQLGVNESLYDTSKVISSMTSCMVARVGPHSDVAGLAKDSSVPVINALSDDYHPLQIIADFLTIHEAFPASATSDKADLGLKGMKVAWIGDSNNVLFDLAIGCVKMGVDISVASPTGYSIPEAMKAVINSAAKGVASPGKLTETTVPEEACKNADILVTDTWVSMGQETETQKRLKAFAGFQITNDLAKRGGAKEGWKFMHCLPRHPEEVADEVFYSPRSLVFPEAENRLWAAVSALEGFVVNKGKI